One part of the Acidobacteriota bacterium genome encodes these proteins:
- a CDS encoding flagellar biosynthesis protein FlgA, which produces MYLHDELRARADSGRPVRVALIGAGKFGSMFLSQAPSTPGVEVSVIADLDPDRARNACRAVGWSEGCLAATRFMDQAVDAIGDDGVDVVVEATGDPAAGIGHARAAFAARRHIVMVNVEADVLAGPLLATEARAAGVVYSMAYGDQPALTCELVEWARSSGFDVVAAGKGTKYLPAYHASTPDTVWDHYGLTVAEAVAAGMNSRMFNSFLDGTKSAIEMAAIANATGLTPPPDGLRFPPCGQHDLAHVLRPSEEGGQLHHKGQVEVVSSIERDGRPVPNDLRWGVYVVIEAPNDYTAACFRQYGMNTDATGRYSAMYKPFHLIGLELNVSILSAGLLGKPTGATREFVADVVATAKRDLAVGEILDGEGGFTVYGKLLPARTSLDRGALPIGLAHGVVLNRPVRAGDVVRWQDVEMDSCLPSVRARREMEALGVTA; this is translated from the coding sequence ATGTATCTCCACGACGAGCTTCGTGCGCGCGCCGACTCAGGCCGACCGGTTCGCGTCGCCCTGATCGGCGCCGGCAAGTTCGGCTCGATGTTCCTGAGCCAGGCGCCATCCACACCGGGAGTGGAAGTGTCCGTGATCGCCGACCTGGATCCCGATCGCGCCCGCAACGCCTGCCGCGCCGTCGGCTGGAGCGAGGGATGTCTCGCGGCGACGCGGTTCATGGACCAGGCGGTGGATGCCATCGGCGACGATGGCGTCGATGTCGTGGTCGAGGCGACCGGGGATCCGGCGGCCGGCATCGGGCATGCCCGCGCCGCGTTCGCGGCGCGACGGCACATCGTGATGGTGAACGTGGAAGCGGACGTGCTGGCCGGGCCGCTGCTGGCCACGGAGGCGCGCGCGGCTGGCGTGGTCTATTCGATGGCCTACGGCGATCAGCCGGCCCTCACATGCGAGCTGGTGGAGTGGGCGCGTTCGTCCGGCTTCGACGTCGTGGCGGCGGGGAAGGGAACGAAGTACCTGCCGGCGTACCACGCCTCGACGCCGGATACGGTGTGGGACCATTACGGGCTCACCGTAGCGGAGGCCGTGGCGGCGGGCATGAACAGCCGAATGTTCAACTCGTTCCTGGACGGCACGAAGTCCGCCATCGAGATGGCCGCCATAGCGAACGCGACCGGCCTGACGCCACCGCCGGATGGGCTGCGGTTCCCGCCGTGCGGACAGCACGACCTCGCGCACGTGCTGCGGCCGTCGGAGGAGGGAGGCCAGCTTCACCACAAGGGGCAGGTCGAGGTGGTGTCGTCGATCGAGCGGGACGGCCGGCCGGTCCCCAACGACCTGCGGTGGGGCGTCTACGTCGTGATCGAGGCGCCCAACGACTACACCGCCGCCTGCTTTCGCCAGTACGGGATGAACACCGACGCGACGGGGCGTTATTCGGCGATGTACAAGCCGTTTCACCTCATCGGGCTGGAGCTGAACGTGTCGATTCTCTCGGCGGGCCTGCTCGGCAAGCCGACCGGCGCCACCCGCGAGTTCGTCGCCGATGTGGTCGCCACCGCGAAGCGTGATCTCGCGGTGGGGGAGATTCTCGACGGCGAGGGCGGGTTCACCGTCTACGGCAAACTGCTTCCGGCGCGGACATCCCTCGACCGTGGCGCGCTGCCGATCGGGCTCGCCCACGGCGTGGTGCTGAACCGGCCTGTCCGTGCGGGCGACGTCGTGCGGTGGCAGGATGTCGAGATGGATTCGTGTCTACCATCGGTGCGGGCGCGGCGCGAAATGGAGGCTCTTGGTGTCACGGCCTGA
- a CDS encoding putative toxin-antitoxin system toxin component, PIN family has translation MRGSPRRPFAASPVSGHLYGRRRLQNRVVSVVFDTNVIVAALLTNGLCHECFRRAVRRRLLVSSPALLQELESTLCRKFGMTSATAAFLNTFRAQVRLADPMPLPTRVCRDEDDDVVLATAVAAGAERIVTGDDDLLVLGAYEGVRLVSPREFLEWLDGRKATH, from the coding sequence ATTCGAGGCAGCCCGCGCCGACCTTTTGCCGCAAGCCCGGTCTCAGGGCATCTATACGGACGAAGACGTCTACAGAATCGTGTCGTGAGCGTCGTCTTCGACACGAATGTCATCGTCGCCGCACTGCTCACGAACGGACTCTGCCACGAGTGTTTCCGGCGCGCGGTCCGAAGGCGCCTCCTGGTGTCATCGCCAGCGTTGCTGCAGGAGCTCGAATCGACGCTCTGCCGCAAGTTCGGTATGACCAGCGCCACCGCTGCTTTTCTGAACACCTTTCGAGCTCAGGTCAGGCTGGCCGATCCGATGCCCTTGCCGACACGAGTCTGCCGCGACGAGGATGACGACGTCGTACTGGCTACGGCGGTTGCGGCGGGGGCCGAGCGAATCGTGACAGGGGATGACGATCTACTCGTACTGGGCGCCTACGAAGGCGTGCGACTGGTGTCGCCGCGAGAGTTCCTGGAGTGGCTCGACGGGAGAAAGGCCACCCACTGA
- a CDS encoding proline hydroxylase — translation MKLTADELARFDDQGYLFFPSRFSREEAAMLRAAADDVYALDREEVWRESSGVARTAFAAHTYNEAFRRLGRHPRLVEPVMQLVDGPVYMHQYKVNAKAAFDGEVWQWHQDFGTWHRDDEMPEPRAMNIAVFLDEVTAANGPLLFLPGSHRQGVFDAGHDLETTSYPLWTLDRATVTRLAERGGCAAPTGPPGSVIVFASTLVHASPPNISPLSRSIVYLSLCHVDNHIRRFKRAAWIAHRDFAPIVPLADDCLAELVRAGATA, via the coding sequence ATGAAGCTGACCGCCGACGAGCTCGCCCGGTTCGACGATCAGGGCTATCTCTTCTTCCCGTCACGTTTTTCGAGGGAGGAAGCGGCGATGCTGCGGGCCGCCGCGGACGATGTCTACGCGCTGGACCGCGAGGAGGTGTGGCGCGAGTCGAGCGGCGTGGCCCGCACCGCGTTTGCCGCGCACACCTACAACGAGGCGTTCCGGCGCCTCGGACGCCACCCGCGCCTGGTCGAGCCGGTCATGCAACTCGTCGATGGGCCGGTCTACATGCACCAGTACAAGGTGAATGCCAAGGCGGCGTTCGATGGCGAGGTCTGGCAGTGGCATCAGGACTTCGGCACCTGGCATCGGGACGACGAGATGCCGGAGCCGCGAGCGATGAACATCGCGGTTTTCCTCGACGAGGTGACGGCTGCCAACGGGCCGTTGCTGTTCCTTCCGGGGAGCCACCGGCAGGGAGTGTTCGACGCCGGCCACGATCTGGAGACGACCAGCTATCCTCTCTGGACTCTTGATCGCGCCACGGTGACGCGCCTTGCGGAGCGGGGCGGATGTGCGGCACCGACCGGGCCCCCCGGCAGCGTGATCGTCTTCGCGTCGACCCTGGTCCACGCGAGCCCGCCGAACATCAGCCCGTTGAGCCGCAGCATCGTCTACCTCTCACTTTGTCACGTCGACAACCACATCCGACGGTTCAAGCGGGCGGCGTGGATCGCACATCGCGACTTCGCGCCCATCGTTCCGCTGGCCGACGACTGTCTCGCCGAGCTCGTGCGGGCCGGCGCGACGGCCTGA
- a CDS encoding beta-lactamase family protein has product MKDRARRMTMPPPLPTAGLHLGVVLLLALPLASTVTPIASAQSDSAPATAPAPLRYAEAVEEARTLVQADIAKRDYPGIAIAVSVDGETVWSEGFGYANLEHRVPMLPSVKFRVGSISKSMTAAAAAKLFEEGRLDVDAPIQRYVPSFPEKAHPITTRQLGGHLGGIRHYEGDENFIRDPYPTVLDGLAIFADDPLLHEPGSKYTYTSHGFNLISAVVEGAAEQPFLDTMRESVFRPLGMRDTVADFVTPIIPGRTSYYVRDAEGHVVNAPFVNNSYKWAGGGFLSTTEDVLRFANAHLDDEFLSEASHKLLFTEQRTREGEGVGYGFGWFIRTREDGRRLLSHSGGSVGGTSLMVMEPDARVVVVGLINLTRADNGVVTEVLDLFIDAVAAAR; this is encoded by the coding sequence ATGAAGGACCGCGCCCGACGTATGACGATGCCACCGCCCCTGCCGACGGCCGGCCTACACCTTGGCGTCGTACTGCTGCTCGCCCTGCCGCTCGCTAGCACGGTTACGCCCATTGCCTCAGCCCAGTCGGACAGCGCGCCGGCGACGGCGCCCGCCCCGCTTCGCTACGCCGAAGCGGTCGAGGAGGCGCGCACCCTGGTCCAGGCGGACATCGCCAAGCGGGACTACCCGGGCATTGCGATCGCCGTGTCGGTGGATGGCGAGACCGTCTGGTCAGAGGGCTTCGGCTACGCCAACCTGGAGCATCGGGTCCCGATGCTGCCATCGGTGAAGTTCCGCGTCGGCAGCATTTCCAAGTCGATGACCGCGGCCGCCGCGGCGAAGCTGTTCGAAGAAGGCCGCCTCGACGTCGACGCGCCGATCCAGCGGTATGTTCCCTCCTTCCCGGAGAAGGCCCATCCGATCACCACCCGGCAACTCGGCGGGCACCTGGGCGGAATCCGTCACTACGAGGGAGACGAGAACTTCATCCGCGACCCGTACCCGACGGTGCTGGACGGTCTGGCCATCTTCGCCGACGATCCGCTGCTGCACGAGCCGGGGTCCAAGTACACCTATACGAGCCACGGCTTCAACCTGATCAGCGCCGTTGTCGAAGGCGCCGCGGAACAGCCGTTTCTCGACACCATGCGCGAGTCGGTGTTCCGGCCGCTCGGCATGCGCGACACCGTCGCCGACTTCGTGACTCCCATCATCCCCGGGCGAACCAGCTACTACGTGCGCGACGCGGAGGGCCACGTGGTCAACGCGCCGTTTGTCAACAACAGCTACAAGTGGGCCGGGGGCGGGTTTCTTTCGACAACCGAGGACGTGCTCCGGTTCGCCAACGCGCATCTGGACGACGAGTTTCTCTCCGAGGCGTCGCACAAGCTTCTGTTCACCGAACAGCGGACCCGCGAGGGCGAGGGGGTGGGTTACGGATTCGGCTGGTTCATCCGGACCCGCGAGGACGGGCGGCGCCTGCTTTCCCACTCCGGTGGGTCGGTCGGCGGAACGTCGTTGATGGTGATGGAACCCGACGCGCGCGTGGTTGTGGTGGGATTGATCAATCTGACGCGCGCCGACAACGGCGTCGTGACCGAGGTGTTGGACCTGTTCATCGACGCTGTCGCCGCGGCGCGCTGA
- a CDS encoding carbohydrate binding family 9 domain-containing protein: MAHPVRLVAVLVLAALPLAMTARLAAAQEPQSSELAAPPASEIDGPPAPVPPATITRDANGRATVRAIRIDAPLRLDGVLDEPIYARVEPFGDFIQQAPDEGAPASEATDTWILFDDQSIYVGARVYESVPESEWIANEMQRDSFQLINNDGFIVVFDTFYDRRNGFAFRVNPIGGFSDRQITDEGNPNPDWNPVWDVRTGRFDGGWTVEMEIPFKSLRFPRGRAQLWGIQVGRDIRAHYEEAYLTPVPISAGPGQFRVSAAGTLVGLEVPDGNRTFEIKPYAIGSLATDRTVMPAISNDGDGSGGMDVKYGLTENLTADFTLNTDFAQVEVDEQQINLTRFSLFFPEKREFFLESQGIFDFGRGTGFGGFGSSRGNLTGAPGFFGAGDAPTVFFSRRIGLDQGLTVPILGGGRLTGKVGDFSVGAINIQTDDSQVTDALATNFSVLRIKRDILRRSRVGAIFTNRSVSLEGEGANQAYGIDGAFSFYDNVNFYGYYARTNTPGLIGDTDSYQAAFSYEGDLYGLLVDHLLVGRNFNPEVGFMRRTDFRRTNVYAQFSPRPQGIEAVRQFTWGAGLDYIENGAGQVETRILRGQFRTDFENSDTLSADVQQDYEFLVEPFDITDDVTIPVGGYRFRDFQVSYRMGPQRRLAGSLSLQHGEFFDGDITAVGYSRGRIEVTRQFAVEPSVSLNRITLPQGSFTARIATNRLTYTFTPRMFASALLQYNSTNNVLSTNVRLRWEYQPGSELFIVYNDQRDTFLTRGFPWLENRAFVVKLTRLFRF; encoded by the coding sequence ATGGCACACCCGGTGCGGCTTGTGGCCGTACTCGTGCTGGCAGCTCTTCCGCTGGCGATGACCGCACGGCTTGCGGCGGCGCAGGAACCCCAGAGCTCGGAGCTGGCAGCGCCGCCCGCCAGCGAAATCGATGGTCCGCCTGCGCCGGTGCCTCCGGCCACGATCACCCGCGACGCCAACGGCCGGGCAACCGTCCGCGCCATACGGATCGATGCCCCACTGAGACTCGACGGCGTGCTGGACGAACCGATCTACGCCAGGGTCGAGCCGTTCGGCGACTTCATTCAGCAGGCGCCGGACGAAGGAGCCCCGGCCTCGGAGGCGACGGACACCTGGATCCTCTTCGACGACCAGTCGATCTACGTGGGAGCGCGCGTGTACGAGTCCGTTCCCGAGTCGGAGTGGATCGCCAACGAGATGCAGCGGGACTCCTTCCAACTCATCAACAACGACGGGTTCATCGTCGTCTTCGACACGTTCTATGACCGCAGGAACGGCTTTGCCTTCAGGGTCAATCCCATCGGAGGCTTCAGCGATCGCCAGATCACCGACGAGGGAAACCCGAATCCCGACTGGAATCCCGTGTGGGATGTGCGCACTGGCCGTTTCGACGGTGGCTGGACCGTCGAAATGGAAATCCCGTTCAAGTCGCTCCGCTTCCCCCGCGGGAGAGCACAGCTGTGGGGCATCCAGGTAGGCCGGGACATCCGGGCGCACTATGAAGAGGCGTACCTCACGCCGGTGCCGATTTCGGCCGGGCCGGGGCAGTTTCGGGTGTCGGCGGCGGGAACGCTGGTTGGTCTGGAGGTTCCGGACGGCAACCGTACGTTCGAGATCAAACCCTACGCGATAGGCTCGCTCGCCACCGACCGGACCGTCATGCCCGCGATCTCGAACGACGGCGACGGGAGCGGCGGGATGGACGTCAAGTACGGCCTCACGGAGAACCTCACGGCCGACTTCACGCTGAATACGGATTTCGCCCAGGTCGAGGTGGACGAGCAGCAGATCAACCTGACGCGGTTCAGCCTCTTCTTCCCGGAGAAGCGTGAGTTTTTTCTGGAGAGCCAGGGGATCTTCGACTTCGGAAGGGGGACCGGCTTCGGCGGGTTCGGCTCGTCGCGCGGGAATCTGACCGGTGCTCCCGGGTTCTTCGGAGCCGGCGACGCGCCGACGGTTTTCTTCAGCCGACGGATCGGCCTCGACCAGGGGCTGACCGTGCCGATTCTGGGCGGCGGGCGTCTCACCGGCAAGGTGGGCGATTTCAGCGTCGGCGCCATCAACATCCAGACCGACGACTCCCAGGTAACCGACGCCCTTGCAACGAACTTCAGCGTGCTCCGGATCAAGCGCGACATTCTTCGCCGTAGCCGCGTCGGCGCCATTTTCACGAACCGATCCGTCTCCCTGGAGGGCGAAGGGGCGAACCAGGCGTACGGGATCGACGGGGCGTTCTCGTTCTACGACAACGTGAACTTCTACGGCTACTACGCCCGCACGAACACACCCGGCCTCATAGGCGACACGGACAGCTACCAGGCCGCGTTCTCCTACGAGGGCGACCTCTATGGCCTGCTTGTCGATCATCTGCTCGTGGGCCGGAACTTCAACCCCGAGGTCGGCTTCATGCGCCGAACCGACTTCCGGCGCACCAACGTTTACGCGCAATTCAGCCCGCGGCCGCAGGGGATCGAGGCGGTTCGCCAGTTCACCTGGGGAGCGGGCCTGGACTACATCGAGAACGGCGCGGGACAGGTCGAGACACGGATTCTGCGGGGCCAGTTCCGGACCGACTTCGAGAACAGCGACACCCTGAGCGCCGACGTCCAGCAGGACTACGAGTTCCTGGTCGAACCCTTCGACATTACCGACGACGTGACGATCCCGGTCGGCGGCTATCGTTTCCGGGATTTCCAGGTGTCCTACCGCATGGGACCACAGCGTCGCCTAGCCGGCAGCCTTTCGCTGCAGCACGGCGAGTTCTTCGACGGCGACATCACCGCTGTCGGCTATTCGCGCGGACGCATCGAGGTCACGCGGCAGTTTGCTGTCGAGCCGAGCGTTTCGCTCAATCGGATCACGCTGCCCCAGGGGAGCTTCACGGCCCGGATCGCCACGAACCGGCTCACCTACACCTTCACACCCCGTATGTTCGCCAGCGCGCTGCTGCAGTACAACTCGACCAACAACGTGCTGAGCACGAACGTACGGCTCCGCTGGGAGTATCAGCCCGGGAGCGAGTTGTTCATCGTGTACAACGATCAGCGAGACACGTTCCTTACGCGGGGCTTCCCTTGGCTCGAAAACCGCGCGTTCGTCGTGAAGCTCACCCGGCTGTTCCGGTTCTGA
- a CDS encoding AbgT family transporter, which produces MTDSRTDENQHPDNDGRASILDRFLSSIEAVGNRLPDPAILFLLLLVLTWVASAILAPIEFAETHPRTGDPLRIQNQLTGAALTQFMVRMVPTFTGFPPLGVVLVALLGVGVAEKTGFINAGLKTILGVTSRSLLTPMLTLAAIVSHTAADAGYVLVIPLGGVIFYAAGRHPLAGISAAFAGVSGGFSANFIPSGIDPLLQGFTQSAAQILDPERLVNPLSNLGFTAASSLLVIAIVWYLTDRVIEPRLQTTAIDGDPDAMPKMEELTAEDRRGFRAGVAALLAGLGLLGLAMLPGGSPLRAEDGSLTSVGAPLMGMMVPLIFVLFVIPGVVHGYASGTVKTHRDVVAGMTDAMGTMAYYLVMVFFAAQFIAAFNSSNIGLLIALKGANFLRDLNLFPQVTIIGIIFLTAVVNLFVGSASAKWALLSSIFVPMLMDLGIAPELTQAAYRVGDSVTNIVTPLMPYFPLVVVFGQRYVKSTGIGTVVSLMLPYAAVLLVTWTLFLVGYWLVGLPLGIQGAYVYP; this is translated from the coding sequence ATGACGGACTCACGGACCGACGAGAACCAGCATCCCGACAACGACGGACGCGCCAGCATCCTGGACCGCTTCCTGAGCAGCATCGAGGCGGTGGGCAACCGGTTGCCGGACCCCGCGATTCTGTTCCTTCTGCTACTGGTCCTGACCTGGGTGGCGTCGGCCATCCTGGCGCCGATCGAGTTCGCGGAAACACATCCCCGGACGGGTGACCCGCTGCGGATCCAGAACCAGTTGACCGGCGCCGCGTTGACTCAGTTCATGGTCCGGATGGTGCCGACGTTTACCGGGTTTCCACCACTGGGCGTCGTGCTCGTCGCACTCCTCGGTGTCGGCGTGGCGGAAAAGACGGGCTTCATCAACGCCGGCCTCAAGACGATTCTGGGTGTGACATCGCGCAGCCTGCTGACACCAATGCTGACGCTGGCGGCCATCGTCAGCCATACGGCGGCCGACGCCGGGTACGTACTGGTGATTCCGCTCGGCGGCGTGATCTTCTACGCGGCGGGCCGGCACCCGCTGGCCGGCATTTCGGCGGCCTTCGCCGGCGTCTCGGGCGGTTTCTCAGCCAACTTCATCCCGTCCGGGATCGACCCGTTGCTTCAGGGCTTCACGCAGTCGGCGGCGCAGATCCTGGACCCCGAACGACTTGTCAATCCGTTGAGCAATCTGGGCTTCACCGCCGCGTCGTCGCTGCTCGTGATCGCGATCGTCTGGTACTTGACCGACCGCGTTATAGAACCCCGCCTGCAGACGACGGCCATCGATGGGGATCCCGACGCCATGCCGAAGATGGAGGAGCTGACCGCCGAAGACCGGCGCGGCTTCCGTGCCGGCGTGGCGGCGCTGTTGGCGGGACTCGGTCTGTTGGGCCTGGCCATGCTGCCCGGCGGTTCGCCCCTGCGCGCGGAGGACGGATCGTTGACGAGCGTCGGCGCGCCTCTGATGGGCATGATGGTGCCGCTGATCTTCGTCCTGTTCGTGATTCCGGGCGTGGTGCACGGCTACGCGTCCGGAACCGTCAAGACCCATCGCGACGTCGTCGCGGGCATGACTGACGCCATGGGGACCATGGCGTACTACCTCGTCATGGTCTTCTTCGCGGCACAGTTCATCGCCGCCTTCAACAGCTCGAACATCGGCCTGCTCATCGCTCTCAAGGGGGCGAACTTCCTGCGCGACCTGAACCTCTTTCCGCAGGTCACGATCATCGGCATCATCTTCCTGACCGCAGTGGTCAACCTGTTCGTTGGCTCGGCCTCGGCCAAGTGGGCGCTGCTCTCCAGCATCTTCGTCCCGATGCTGATGGACCTGGGGATTGCCCCCGAGCTGACGCAGGCCGCCTACCGCGTCGGCGACAGCGTAACCAACATCGTGACCCCGCTGATGCCATACTTCCCCCTCGTGGTCGTGTTTGGCCAGCGCTATGTCAAGTCGACCGGCATCGGCACCGTGGTGTCACTGATGCTGCCCTACGCCGCCGTGCTGCTGGTCACCTGGACGCTGTTCCTGGTCGGGTACTGGCTGGTCGGCCTGCCCCTCGGCATTCAGGGCGCGTACGTCTATCCGTGA
- a CDS encoding GNAT family N-acetyltransferase, which produces MAATVTGAGGRGSAENPAHGRRCRTARLDLVPVGMSDAASLLRVFTDSDVRRYLLDGDTVSTDWVAEEIRASTRRFEAGAGGLWVVRRRDQAPIIGFAGFREFFDPPEPQLLYGLLPQYWGEGLATEAATAACEFAFHTLGWSEIRAAIDVPNTASRSVLVRLGFVPDRTTDDGTAFYVLGRDAARLQVVGGFATGT; this is translated from the coding sequence ATGGCGGCCACCGTGACGGGAGCCGGCGGGCGCGGGTCGGCGGAGAACCCTGCCCACGGACGGCGCTGCCGCACGGCGCGTCTGGATCTGGTGCCGGTCGGAATGTCCGACGCCGCTTCCTTGCTGCGGGTCTTCACCGATTCCGACGTGCGGCGGTATCTGCTCGACGGCGACACGGTGTCCACTGACTGGGTGGCGGAGGAGATCCGGGCAAGCACGCGACGGTTCGAGGCCGGTGCCGGGGGACTCTGGGTCGTGCGGAGACGCGATCAGGCGCCGATCATCGGTTTCGCCGGTTTCCGCGAGTTCTTCGACCCCCCGGAGCCGCAGCTCCTGTACGGACTGCTTCCGCAGTACTGGGGAGAGGGCCTGGCGACGGAGGCGGCGACTGCCGCCTGCGAGTTTGCGTTTCATACGCTGGGGTGGAGCGAGATCCGCGCAGCTATCGATGTGCCGAATACTGCCTCCCGCTCCGTCTTGGTGCGGCTCGGCTTTGTGCCGGACCGGACGACGGACGACGGCACCGCGTTCTACGTGCTCGGGCGGGATGCAGCACGGCTCCAGGTTGTTGGAGGGTTCGCCACCGGCACCTGA
- a CDS encoding NAD(P)-dependent oxidoreductase, producing the protein MCRILPPAPSWCGSALCRTGRRTTAPRSTCSGGMQHGSRLLEGSPPAPDRRVLFFCARMDSRTVGFIGLGHMGAGMARNLLKAGVPLVVWDLAPEAVRPLTQAGADAAPDPARLAERAGLLFLCVPTDKETAEVLFGDGGVVHGGGTPAVVDTTTMNHRAARRLAHQARDAGLAYADCPVSGMPLRAERGTLTMMFGGSPALFSLARPYLDAMGEFIVHCGDVGMGQLMKAVNNIVYDVNIAAFCEVLPFAVKAGLQPEQVAEVLTTGNARSFASQYFVPKILERRFDGDFSLEAAYKDVVNIQEAAAEVDASLPLVEAMVSAYRTAIEMGLGDEPKSAMVKVYEARMNQEVHGAPGASGPRDG; encoded by the coding sequence ATGTGCCGAATACTGCCTCCCGCTCCGTCTTGGTGCGGCTCGGCTTTGTGCCGGACCGGACGACGGACGACGGCACCGCGTTCTACGTGCTCGGGCGGGATGCAGCACGGCTCCAGGTTGTTGGAGGGTTCGCCACCGGCACCTGACCGCAGAGTGCTATTCTTCTGCGCGCGCATGGACAGCCGCACGGTCGGCTTCATCGGTCTCGGCCACATGGGCGCCGGAATGGCCCGCAACCTGCTGAAGGCAGGGGTTCCACTCGTGGTGTGGGATCTGGCGCCCGAAGCGGTGCGGCCCCTGACGCAGGCGGGCGCTGATGCAGCCCCTGACCCGGCTCGGCTGGCCGAGCGGGCCGGACTGCTGTTCCTCTGCGTACCGACCGACAAGGAGACCGCCGAGGTCCTTTTTGGCGATGGGGGAGTGGTTCACGGCGGAGGAACCCCGGCTGTCGTTGACACCACGACGATGAATCACCGCGCGGCCCGGCGCCTCGCGCACCAGGCCCGTGACGCCGGCCTGGCCTACGCGGATTGCCCGGTTTCCGGGATGCCCCTGCGCGCCGAACGGGGCACGCTCACCATGATGTTCGGCGGCAGCCCCGCGCTTTTCTCCCTGGCCAGGCCGTATCTCGACGCCATGGGGGAGTTCATCGTCCATTGCGGCGACGTCGGCATGGGGCAGCTCATGAAGGCGGTCAACAACATCGTGTACGACGTCAATATCGCTGCCTTCTGCGAGGTGCTGCCGTTCGCGGTGAAGGCGGGGCTGCAGCCGGAACAGGTCGCGGAGGTGCTCACCACGGGCAATGCCCGCAGCTTCGCCAGCCAGTACTTCGTGCCGAAGATCCTGGAACGGCGGTTCGACGGCGACTTCTCGCTGGAGGCGGCCTACAAGGACGTCGTGAACATCCAGGAGGCGGCTGCGGAGGTCGATGCGTCGCTGCCTCTGGTCGAGGCGATGGTGTCCGCCTACCGCACGGCGATCGAGATGGGTCTCGGGGACGAGCCCAAGAGCGCGATGGTCAAGGTCTACGAGGCTCGGATGAACCAGGAGGTCCACGGCGCTCCAGGTGCTTCAGGGCCTCGCGACGGCTGA
- a CDS encoding alpha/beta hydrolase, with product MSFRGVVGTALSLLTFAVVAWLLLVGLLMLQERRLIFFPTTVLTALPADFGLHAQELSITAADGVRLHGWWIQGPGDRVLIWYHGNAGNIGHRLDNARWFVDQLGVDVVLVDYRGYGRSEGAPDEEGIYRDGLAIYDAVVARSVRAEDIVLFGRSLGGAVAIEVALHRPVGAIVLESPFRSVPALAREHYWFVPSFLVRTRMDNESKIGSVDVPTLVLHGDRDRVVPVAHGRRLFELAARSAQFHLIEGAGHNDTYLVGGRPYRDAWTAFLRRTASAVG from the coding sequence GTGAGTTTCAGAGGCGTGGTCGGGACTGCACTGTCGCTCTTGACGTTCGCGGTGGTCGCGTGGCTCCTGCTCGTGGGCCTGCTCATGCTGCAGGAGCGCCGTCTCATCTTCTTCCCGACGACGGTGCTGACCGCCTTGCCGGCCGACTTCGGGCTCCACGCGCAGGAGTTGTCCATCACTGCCGCCGACGGAGTGCGGCTTCATGGCTGGTGGATCCAGGGGCCCGGAGACCGGGTGCTCATCTGGTACCACGGCAACGCCGGGAACATCGGCCACCGGCTGGACAACGCCCGGTGGTTCGTGGACCAGCTCGGCGTCGATGTCGTGCTCGTGGACTACCGCGGTTACGGCCGCAGCGAGGGGGCGCCGGACGAGGAAGGCATCTATCGCGATGGCCTGGCCATCTACGACGCGGTGGTGGCCCGGTCCGTGCGGGCGGAAGATATCGTCCTGTTCGGCCGGTCGCTGGGCGGGGCCGTGGCGATCGAAGTTGCGCTTCATCGGCCGGTCGGGGCGATCGTGCTTGAATCGCCGTTCCGCTCCGTGCCGGCGCTGGCTCGCGAGCACTACTGGTTCGTCCCGAGCTTCCTGGTCCGCACCCGGATGGACAACGAATCGAAGATCGGGAGCGTCGACGTCCCGACTCTCGTCCTCCACGGCGACCGGGACCGAGTGGTGCCAGTCGCCCACGGCCGGAGGCTGTTCGAGCTGGCGGCGCGCAGCGCGCAGTTCCACCTCATCGAGGGCGCGGGGCACAACGACACGTACCTGGTTGGCGGCAGGCCCTACCGCGACGCCTGGACGGCATTTCTGCGGAGAACCGCGAGCGCGGTGGGCTGA